One window from the genome of Aeromonas sp. FDAARGOS 1405 encodes:
- a CDS encoding LysR substrate-binding domain-containing protein, which translates to MAVPSNAGIEIKHLKTLTALAEQGSLAGAALTLNLTQSALSHQLKELETRLNLELYLRKSRPLVLTTAGSQLLALARQVLPALAQTEKQLQALQSGDAGRLHLALDCHSCIQWLLPLLPEFRRQWPGVDLEVESVPGFDAINALLGGQLDLLLTSDVQARGDLHFEPLFSFDLTLVMAPDHPLCYQSRIEPGDLGAEVLLVYPVERSRMDIFSRFLQPAGVEPARCKPVDNTSVMLQMAAAGLGVAALPRWASDEFVRQGMLCARPLGSGIRRHMYGAVRAADRDQACLQSLFARIRATMA; encoded by the coding sequence ATGGCAGTGCCAAGCAATGCAGGGATAGAGATCAAACACTTGAAAACATTGACCGCGCTGGCCGAACAGGGCTCGCTGGCCGGTGCGGCGCTGACCCTCAACCTCACCCAGTCCGCCCTCTCCCACCAGCTCAAAGAGCTGGAGACCCGCCTCAATCTGGAGCTTTACCTGCGCAAAAGCCGTCCGCTGGTGCTGACCACAGCCGGCAGCCAGCTGCTCGCCCTCGCCCGTCAGGTACTGCCCGCTCTGGCCCAGACCGAGAAACAGCTGCAAGCCCTGCAGAGCGGCGATGCGGGCAGGCTGCATCTGGCGCTCGATTGCCACAGCTGCATCCAGTGGCTGCTCCCGCTGTTGCCGGAATTTCGCCGCCAGTGGCCAGGGGTGGATCTGGAGGTGGAGTCGGTGCCGGGTTTTGATGCCATCAATGCCCTGCTCGGCGGTCAGCTCGACCTGCTGCTCACCTCGGACGTGCAGGCCCGCGGCGATCTCCACTTCGAGCCGCTGTTTTCCTTCGATCTGACTCTGGTGATGGCGCCGGATCACCCCCTCTGCTACCAGAGCCGCATCGAGCCGGGCGATCTGGGGGCGGAGGTGCTGCTGGTCTATCCGGTGGAGCGCAGCCGCATGGATATCTTCAGCCGCTTTTTGCAACCCGCCGGGGTGGAGCCCGCCCGCTGCAAGCCGGTGGACAACACCTCGGTGATGCTGCAGATGGCCGCCGCTGGCCTGGGCGTCGCCGCCCTGCCGCGTTGGGCCAGCGACGAGTTTGTCAGACAGGGGATGCTCTGCGCCCGCCCCCTCGGCAGCGGTATTCGCCGCCATATGTACGGCGCGGTGCGGGCCGCCGATCGGGATCAAGCCTGCCTGCAGAGCCTCTTTGCTCGCATCCGGGCTACCATGGCTTGA
- a CDS encoding LysR family transcriptional regulator: MEQLRRYAIFAAVVEAGSMTGAAKSLGMTPSAVSQHISQLESLLGLPLLHRSTRRLSLTEAGEVVWQGCRALQQTLSETELRLSEVRDALLGEVRITAPVGMAGQPLALALSPLLQAHPGLTIQIIADDEKRDLIAERIDVALRVGTLPDSTLVARKLGQTRMLLCAAPAYLARKVTPRTPADLATHDWLCGDMLGNGLLLLDEKGGEHRVRFKAKVLCNNVLPLRQFALAGQGISLQPEGEIGEDLAQGRLLELLPGFRVAPMEIHAITPQREIPEKVRRVVEALRSYFGTL; encoded by the coding sequence ATGGAACAGCTCAGACGTTACGCCATCTTCGCCGCCGTGGTGGAAGCGGGCAGCATGACAGGGGCGGCCAAATCCCTTGGCATGACACCCTCCGCCGTCAGTCAGCATATCAGCCAGCTGGAGAGCCTGCTCGGACTGCCCCTGCTCCATCGCTCCACCCGTCGTCTCAGTCTGACCGAGGCGGGAGAGGTGGTGTGGCAAGGGTGTCGGGCGTTGCAGCAGACTCTGAGCGAGACCGAGCTGCGCCTCTCGGAGGTGCGCGACGCCCTGCTCGGGGAAGTGCGGATCACCGCCCCGGTGGGGATGGCGGGCCAGCCGTTGGCTCTGGCCCTCTCGCCGCTGTTGCAGGCCCATCCCGGCCTCACCATCCAGATCATCGCCGACGACGAGAAGCGGGATCTGATTGCCGAGCGGATCGATGTGGCGCTGCGGGTCGGCACCTTGCCTGACTCGACCCTGGTGGCCCGCAAACTGGGGCAGACCCGGATGCTGCTCTGCGCCGCCCCCGCCTATCTGGCGCGCAAGGTTACGCCGCGCACGCCCGCCGATCTGGCCACCCACGACTGGCTCTGCGGCGACATGCTGGGCAACGGTTTGCTGCTGCTTGACGAGAAGGGGGGCGAGCACAGGGTGAGGTTCAAGGCCAAGGTGCTCTGCAACAACGTGTTGCCCCTGCGCCAGTTTGCGCTGGCGGGGCAGGGGATTTCGCTGCAACCGGAGGGAGAGATTGGCGAGGATCTGGCGCAGGGGCGTCTGCTCGAACTGCTGCCCGGTTTTCGGGTGGCACCGATGGAGATCCACGCCATCACGCCGCAGCGGGAGATCCCGGAGAAGGTGCGACGGGTGGTGGAGGCGCTGCGCAGCTACTTCGGAACGCTCTGA
- a CDS encoding NAD(P)-dependent oxidoreductase has product MKIALIGASGFVGSAILNEAVSRGHHVTAIVRDVSKVAAHPQVTAVAVDAQNPQALAEVIKGHDRVISAYNPGWTTPDIYDQYLKGANAIVAAAKAANSWLLVVGGAGSLEVAPGVQLVDTPEFPAEWKQGALAARDGLTALRRETALDWRFVSPPVFLEPGEKRGGYRIGGDQVLFSGEQPAGITAGDLADGVLNEAEKPAHLRQRFTLGY; this is encoded by the coding sequence ATGAAGATTGCCCTGATCGGTGCCAGCGGTTTTGTCGGTTCAGCCATCCTGAACGAGGCCGTCAGCCGCGGCCATCACGTCACCGCCATCGTCCGCGATGTCAGCAAGGTGGCCGCCCATCCGCAGGTCACCGCAGTGGCGGTGGATGCCCAAAACCCGCAGGCATTGGCCGAGGTGATCAAGGGGCACGATCGGGTGATCAGCGCCTACAACCCGGGCTGGACCACACCGGATATCTACGACCAGTACCTCAAGGGTGCCAACGCGATTGTCGCAGCAGCCAAAGCGGCCAACAGCTGGCTGCTGGTAGTAGGTGGCGCCGGCAGTCTGGAGGTCGCCCCCGGCGTACAACTGGTGGATACCCCGGAGTTTCCGGCCGAGTGGAAACAGGGGGCGCTGGCGGCCCGCGACGGTCTCACCGCCCTGCGTCGTGAAACCGCCCTCGACTGGCGCTTTGTCTCTCCTCCGGTGTTCCTGGAGCCGGGTGAGAAGCGCGGCGGCTATCGGATTGGTGGCGATCAGGTGCTCTTTAGTGGCGAACAGCCTGCCGGGATCACCGCCGGTGATCTGGCCGACGGCGTGCTGAACGAGGCGGAAAAACCGGCTCACCTGCGCCAGCGCTTTACCCTGGGTTACTGA
- a CDS encoding isopenicillin N synthase family oxygenase, which translates to MEHSPLPIIDLAALNGAPDLRRPMLARLAAAARDVGFFYLTGHGLSDAEQRETLALAERFFALPEQEKLAVQMVNSPHFRGYNRVGAELTRARPDLREQFDIMNEAQALPAALIREPWQRLIGPNQWPTALPEMKAHLLAWQDRLSDITLTLLAAFAEVLEQPANVFDDSIRGAPYQHMKLIHYPGQEAGGSSQGVGAHKDPGYLTLVMQDNHSGLEVETADGWISAPPLPGALVVNIGELLELASNGYLKATLHRVVSPPSGVSRLSCAFFMAARLDATVPLLSLSPALAAQAQGPESDPTNPLFNQVGENVLKGRLRSHPDVAARHYGEPARLPRTKSEAILA; encoded by the coding sequence ATGGAACATTCACCACTGCCGATCATCGATCTGGCTGCCCTCAACGGGGCACCCGACCTGCGTCGCCCTATGCTGGCCCGGCTGGCCGCGGCCGCCCGCGACGTCGGCTTTTTCTATCTGACAGGGCATGGCCTGAGTGACGCCGAGCAACGAGAGACTCTGGCGCTGGCAGAGCGCTTCTTTGCCCTGCCGGAGCAGGAGAAGCTGGCGGTGCAGATGGTCAACAGCCCCCACTTTCGCGGCTACAACCGGGTCGGTGCCGAGCTGACCCGAGCGCGGCCGGATCTGCGGGAGCAGTTCGATATCATGAATGAGGCGCAAGCCCTGCCTGCGGCCCTGATCCGTGAACCATGGCAGCGGCTGATCGGCCCCAACCAGTGGCCGACCGCCCTGCCAGAGATGAAAGCCCATCTGCTGGCGTGGCAGGATCGGCTGAGCGACATCACCCTCACCCTGCTGGCCGCTTTTGCCGAGGTGCTGGAGCAACCGGCCAACGTGTTTGACGACAGCATCCGCGGCGCCCCCTACCAGCACATGAAACTGATTCATTACCCGGGGCAAGAGGCGGGCGGCAGCAGTCAGGGGGTTGGCGCCCACAAGGATCCCGGCTACCTGACGCTGGTGATGCAGGACAATCATTCGGGGCTTGAGGTCGAGACGGCCGACGGCTGGATCTCCGCGCCCCCCCTGCCGGGAGCGCTGGTGGTCAATATCGGCGAGCTGCTGGAGCTGGCCTCCAACGGCTATCTCAAGGCGACCCTGCATCGGGTGGTGAGCCCGCCGTCCGGCGTATCGCGCCTCTCCTGCGCCTTCTTTATGGCGGCGCGGCTCGATGCCACCGTGCCACTGCTCAGCCTCTCCCCCGCGCTGGCAGCGCAGGCGCAAGGGCCGGAGAGTGACCCGACCAACCCGCTCTTTAATCAGGTGGGGGAGAACGTGCTGAAAGGGCGGCTGCGCTCCCACCCGGATGTGGCGGCCCGCCACTATGGGGAACCCGCTCGCCTACCGCGCACAAAGAGCGAAGCGATACTGGCCTGA